A portion of the Salminus brasiliensis chromosome 9, fSalBra1.hap2, whole genome shotgun sequence genome contains these proteins:
- the LOC140562110 gene encoding prostaglandin reductase 1-like yields MVQAKSWILKQHFEGFPKDSDFELKQEQLPEPKDGEVLVEAVFLSVDPYMRPFSRVRMQPGDVMIGTQVAKVIQSNNPAFPVGCHVVGRCGWRTHTVSDGTGLTRVLNDWPQDVPLSLALGGLGMPGLTALYGLEEVLNIKPGEILLVNAAAGAVGSVVGQIGKLKGCKVVGSAGSDAKVAYLKELGFDHAFNYKTVPSLEEALKQASPEGYDCYFENVGGDFYSVALPQMKHFGRIAVCGGISLYNDKEPQTGPYPHLNMIFKELKMEGFLVGRWEHKNEESLKRMLTWVQEGKLKCREHVTIGFDNMPAAFMGMLQGENTGKAVIKV; encoded by the exons ATGGTTCAAGCCAAGAGCTGGATCCTGAAACAGCACTTTGAGGGGTTTCCTAAAGACAGTGATTTTGAGCTGAAGCAGGAGCAGCTCCCTGAGCCCAAGGATGGAG AGGTACTTGTGGAAGCAGTGTTCCTGAGTGTGGACCCCTACATGAG GCCTTTCAGTCGAGTGCGAATGCAGCCAGGAGATGTGATGATTGGAACACAAGTGGCCAA agtgattcagagtaaTAACCCAGCATTTCCTGTGGGGTGTCATGTGGTTGGTCGATGTGGATGGAGGACACACACAGTATCGGACGGGACTGGTCTCACTCGAGTCCTGAATGACTGGCCTCAGGATGTTCCTCTCTCACTTGCTCTTGGAGGCCTCGGCATGCCAGG ATTGACTGCGCTGTATGGTTTAGAAGAGGTGTTGAATATTAAACCTGGAGAGATCCTGCTGGTGAACGCGGCGGCTGGTGCTGTGGGGAGTGTAGTGGGGCAGATCGGCAAATTGAAAGGCTGTAAGGTGGTGGGTTCAGCTGGGAGTGACGCTAAAGTGGCCTACCTGAAAGAGCTGGGTTTTGACCACGCCTTTAACTACAAAACTGTGCCATCTCTGGAGGAAGCGCTGAAGCAGGCCTCACCTGAGGGATACGACTGCTACTTTGAGAAC gtCGGTGGAGATTTTTACAGTGTTGCCCTTCCACAGATGAAACATTTTGGGAGGATTGCTGTATGTGGAGGGATTTCCCTGTACAACGACAAAGAACCACAAACAG GTCCGTATCCACACCTGAATATGATCTTTAAGGAGTTGAAGATGGAGGGTTTTTTGGTGGGCAGATGGGAGCATAAGAATGAAGAGTCTCTGAAGAGGATGCTGACCTGGGTGCAGGAG GGAAAGTTGAAGTGTAGAGAGCATGTTACCATTGGCTTTGACAACATGCCAGCAGCCTTCATGGGGATGCTACAGGGCGAGAACACAGGGAAGGCCGTCATTAAAGTCTGA
- the haus3 gene encoding HAUS augmin-like complex subunit 3 isoform X2: protein MLNGERFVEALLRLGYPGASSLKGSEFDWLFDAAPDNLHLLRFFCHRVNHNNVLTPEEVQAFQVLRDSGKSILDEATLQDLLKTCGPTDGSVGSRGSLPSLCAEGDVSVDDLEAELQALRKEKQLKLRRLKKLQLLAASRGADSSAAQTLHQEGSNKAKDANSALAVENAATNAALEDLVKETTKLAGFLHAELSISSDKKDAAPASATFTGPPVLLSQLPLEPYLRQEEQNTKALATYTQRQFFQGISDMVETSSSKRFQPMELSCCSESEEEEDEKVVENRRKEMAQLQWAHMVAQYQLLKEQAEERGDQALKEWFSEQLSSQTQPLGSLQASWREPALRSELLSIQSDFEALMRDSVRSALRDSARLLNVPVVRGDLALQIARQNYYTARQAEVRDQLLRQKASFELVRMAQDAELRGGKRTVTELQEVIQRLEGAAEAMLQRGSILTQLELTQTPCLGSNAKTKVIGSKDAAFSRLLQILELGKVSSECKDPLQTYGKLEAEASGLQRELLSVHEALDRASREQGYSGARLERDRDAVERAAYSHIVQPLMRPQELSMTLGELEEKQKNLYKLLQEVVGDLRIKRAHLEQRATLRRERELYVYFHLDPTLLSKAVREMEAKTGAK, encoded by the exons ATGCTCAATGGGGAGAGGTTCGTTGAGGCACTCTTGCGGTTGGGCTATCCAGGTGCGTCTTCGCTGAAAGGATCGGaatttgattggttgtttgATGCTGCACCAGACAACCTGCATCTCCTGCGCTTTTTCTGTCATCGCGTGAACCACAACAATGTTCTTACACCGGAGGAAGTGCAGGCTTTCCAGGTCCTGCGTGACTCTGGGAAGTCCATCTTGGATGAGGCTACGCTTCAGGACCTTCTGAAGACGTGTGGGCCAACTGATGGCTCAGTTGGTTCACGTGGGTCGCTGCCTTCACTGTGTGCAGAGGGTGATGTTTCTGTGGATGATTTGGAGGCTGAACTCCAGGCGTTACGGAAAGAGAAGCAGCTGAAACTGCGCAGGCTGAAGAAGCTCCAGTTGCTTGCCGCTAGCCGTGGTGCTGACTCCTCTGCAGCTCAAACGCTACACCAGGAGGGAAGCAACAAAGCAAAGGATGCTAATTCCGCCCTTGCTGTCGAAAATGCAGCCACCAATGCTGCCTTAGAAGATCTTGTGAAGGAAACCACAAAGCTTGCTGGGTTCTTACATGCTGAGCTCTCTATTTCATCAGATAAAAAAGATGCTGCCCCAGCTTCAGCCACTTTCACAGGGCCTCCAGTGCTGCTGTCCCAGCTGCCTTTGGAGCCATACCTCCGCCAGGAGGAGCAAAACACCAAGGCCTTGGCCACGTACACCCAGCGTCAGTTCTTCCAAGGCATCTCTGACATGGTGGAGACCTCCTCCTCCAAGCGCTTCCAGCCCATGGAGCTGAGCTGCTGCAGTGAgagtgaagaggaggaggatgagaagGTGGTTGAAAACAGGCGGAAAGAGATGGCTCAGCTGCAATGGGCTCACATGGTGGCACAGTACCAGCTATTGAAGGAGCAGGCAGAGGAACGGGGAGACCAGGCCCTGAAAGAGTGGTTCAGTGAGCAgctcagcagccaaacacag CCTCTTGGTTCATTGCAGGCCTCATGGCGTGAGCCTGCTCTGCGCTCTGAGCTTCTGTCTATCCAGTCTGATTTTGAAGCACTGATGCGTGACTCTGTCCGCTCTGCTCTTCGGGACAGCGCCCGTCTGCTAAATGTGCCTGTGGTGCGTGGTGACCTGGCTCTTCAGATCGCCCGGCAGAACTATTACACTGCTCGACAGGCAGAGGTCAGGGACCAGCTCCTCCGCCAGAAGGCCTCGTTCGAGTTGGTGCGTATGGCTCAGGACGCAGAGCTCCGTGGGGGGAAGAGGACTGTGACTGAGCTGCAGGAGGTGATCCAGAGATTGGAGGGGGCAGCTGAGGCTATGCTGCAGAGAGGGAGCATTCTAACCCAGCTTGAACTAACCCAAACGCCCTGCCTGGGATCTAACGCAAAGACTAAGGTCATCGGTTCTAAAGATGCAGCATTTAGCAG GCTGCTGCAGATTCTGGAGCTGGGTAAGGTCTCTAGTGAGTGTAAGGATCCTCTTCAGACATATGGGAAGTTGGAGGCAGAAGCCTCTGGCCTTCAGAGGGAGCTCCTCTCAGTTCATGAGGCCCTGGACAGGGCATCTCGTGAGCAGGGCTACTCTGGTGCACGTTTAGAGCGTGATCGGGATGCTGTGGAGCGTGCAGCTTACTCCCACATCGTGCAGCCTCTCATGAGGCCGCAG GAGCTGTCCATGACTCTGGGTGAGCTGGAAGAGAAGCAGAAGAATCTGTATAAGCTGCTACAGGAGGTTGTGGGAGATCTGAGGATCAAAAGGGCTCATCTGGAGCAGCGTGCCACCCtcaggcgagagagagagttgtaTGTTTACTTCCACCTCGATCCCACACTGCTCAGCAAGGCAGTCCGAGAGATGGAAGCCAAGACTGGTGCTAAATAG
- the haus3 gene encoding HAUS augmin-like complex subunit 3 isoform X1 produces MLNGERFVEALLRLGYPGASSLKGSEFDWLFDAAPDNLHLLRFFCHRVNHNNVLTPEEVQAFQVLRDSGKSILDEATLQDLLKTCGPTDGSVGSRGSLPSLCAEGDVSVDDLEAELQALRKEKQLKLRRLKKLQLLAASRGADSSAAQTLHQEGSNKAKDANSALAVENAATNAALEDLVKETTKLAGFLHAELSISSDKKDAAPASATFTGPPVLLSQLPLEPYLRQEEQNTKALATYTQRQFFQGISDMVETSSSKRFQPMELSCCSESEEEEDEKVVENRRKEMAQLQWAHMVAQYQLLKEQAEERGDQALKEWFSEQLSSQTQPLGSLQASWREPALRSELLSIQSDFEALMRDSVRSALRDSARLLNVPVVRGDLALQIARQNYYTARQAEVRDQLLRQKASFELVRMAQDAELRGGKRTVTELQEVIQRLEGAAEAMLQRGSILTQLELTQTPCLGSNAKTKVIGSKDAAFSRLLQILELGKVSSECKDPLQTYGKLEAEASGLQRELLSVHEALDRASREQGYSGARLERDRDAVERAAYSHIVQPLMRPQVRATATPAQELCPNAQELSMTLGELEEKQKNLYKLLQEVVGDLRIKRAHLEQRATLRRERELYVYFHLDPTLLSKAVREMEAKTGAK; encoded by the exons ATGCTCAATGGGGAGAGGTTCGTTGAGGCACTCTTGCGGTTGGGCTATCCAGGTGCGTCTTCGCTGAAAGGATCGGaatttgattggttgtttgATGCTGCACCAGACAACCTGCATCTCCTGCGCTTTTTCTGTCATCGCGTGAACCACAACAATGTTCTTACACCGGAGGAAGTGCAGGCTTTCCAGGTCCTGCGTGACTCTGGGAAGTCCATCTTGGATGAGGCTACGCTTCAGGACCTTCTGAAGACGTGTGGGCCAACTGATGGCTCAGTTGGTTCACGTGGGTCGCTGCCTTCACTGTGTGCAGAGGGTGATGTTTCTGTGGATGATTTGGAGGCTGAACTCCAGGCGTTACGGAAAGAGAAGCAGCTGAAACTGCGCAGGCTGAAGAAGCTCCAGTTGCTTGCCGCTAGCCGTGGTGCTGACTCCTCTGCAGCTCAAACGCTACACCAGGAGGGAAGCAACAAAGCAAAGGATGCTAATTCCGCCCTTGCTGTCGAAAATGCAGCCACCAATGCTGCCTTAGAAGATCTTGTGAAGGAAACCACAAAGCTTGCTGGGTTCTTACATGCTGAGCTCTCTATTTCATCAGATAAAAAAGATGCTGCCCCAGCTTCAGCCACTTTCACAGGGCCTCCAGTGCTGCTGTCCCAGCTGCCTTTGGAGCCATACCTCCGCCAGGAGGAGCAAAACACCAAGGCCTTGGCCACGTACACCCAGCGTCAGTTCTTCCAAGGCATCTCTGACATGGTGGAGACCTCCTCCTCCAAGCGCTTCCAGCCCATGGAGCTGAGCTGCTGCAGTGAgagtgaagaggaggaggatgagaagGTGGTTGAAAACAGGCGGAAAGAGATGGCTCAGCTGCAATGGGCTCACATGGTGGCACAGTACCAGCTATTGAAGGAGCAGGCAGAGGAACGGGGAGACCAGGCCCTGAAAGAGTGGTTCAGTGAGCAgctcagcagccaaacacag CCTCTTGGTTCATTGCAGGCCTCATGGCGTGAGCCTGCTCTGCGCTCTGAGCTTCTGTCTATCCAGTCTGATTTTGAAGCACTGATGCGTGACTCTGTCCGCTCTGCTCTTCGGGACAGCGCCCGTCTGCTAAATGTGCCTGTGGTGCGTGGTGACCTGGCTCTTCAGATCGCCCGGCAGAACTATTACACTGCTCGACAGGCAGAGGTCAGGGACCAGCTCCTCCGCCAGAAGGCCTCGTTCGAGTTGGTGCGTATGGCTCAGGACGCAGAGCTCCGTGGGGGGAAGAGGACTGTGACTGAGCTGCAGGAGGTGATCCAGAGATTGGAGGGGGCAGCTGAGGCTATGCTGCAGAGAGGGAGCATTCTAACCCAGCTTGAACTAACCCAAACGCCCTGCCTGGGATCTAACGCAAAGACTAAGGTCATCGGTTCTAAAGATGCAGCATTTAGCAG GCTGCTGCAGATTCTGGAGCTGGGTAAGGTCTCTAGTGAGTGTAAGGATCCTCTTCAGACATATGGGAAGTTGGAGGCAGAAGCCTCTGGCCTTCAGAGGGAGCTCCTCTCAGTTCATGAGGCCCTGGACAGGGCATCTCGTGAGCAGGGCTACTCTGGTGCACGTTTAGAGCGTGATCGGGATGCTGTGGAGCGTGCAGCTTACTCCCACATCGTGCAGCCTCTCATGAGGCCGCAGGTACGTGCTACAGCTACACCTGCTCAGGAGCTCTGCCCTAACGCACAG GAGCTGTCCATGACTCTGGGTGAGCTGGAAGAGAAGCAGAAGAATCTGTATAAGCTGCTACAGGAGGTTGTGGGAGATCTGAGGATCAAAAGGGCTCATCTGGAGCAGCGTGCCACCCtcaggcgagagagagagttgtaTGTTTACTTCCACCTCGATCCCACACTGCTCAGCAAGGCAGTCCGAGAGATGGAAGCCAAGACTGGTGCTAAATAG